One Sediminicola sp. YIK13 DNA segment encodes these proteins:
- a CDS encoding MFS transporter yields the protein MKRNYRVVALILVTFFVISFLTNILGALNPSVSLSYDLSETMASFLPFSFFIAYGFMSIPAGFILEKYGEKKLLVTGLLLAFLGSVLFVFFPTFPIFLTSLFVIGTGMAVLQVVINPLLRVAGGEENFAFTSVLGQLMFGAASFISPLVYSYIVLHVAKKESESSVLITFLSKIVPQDMSWVAMYAIFAGISLLLIGLVTTVSLPRITLTTEEKVGTKDIYVSLFKNRIVVLYFFGIFAYVGAEQGISYWMSKFLQVYHGLDYETIGASAVANFWGFMTIGGIFGLVLLKIWDSKLILRVFALLAITSFTGGLFGGANISLYGFQLSGFFLSVMFPIIVSLALNSIREHHGSMTGILMTGIMGGAVVQLMIGFISDLFSLRIGMLLVFLALGYILSISFWAKPIIKNKTIRTGKKTP from the coding sequence ATGAAGCGAAATTATCGGGTAGTAGCATTGATATTGGTTACCTTCTTCGTAATCTCCTTTTTGACAAATATATTGGGCGCCCTTAATCCCAGCGTATCCTTAAGTTATGATCTTAGTGAAACAATGGCCAGCTTTTTGCCCTTTTCATTTTTTATAGCCTATGGCTTTATGTCCATTCCTGCGGGCTTTATCCTGGAGAAATATGGGGAAAAGAAACTCTTGGTGACTGGTCTGTTATTGGCATTCTTAGGATCTGTTTTATTTGTATTTTTTCCGACCTTCCCTATTTTTCTAACCAGTTTATTTGTCATAGGAACGGGAATGGCCGTATTACAGGTGGTGATCAATCCTTTGCTCAGAGTGGCGGGGGGAGAAGAGAATTTTGCCTTTACTTCTGTATTGGGACAATTGATGTTCGGTGCAGCTTCGTTTATAAGTCCCTTGGTGTATTCCTATATCGTTCTTCATGTAGCAAAAAAGGAATCCGAGTCTTCCGTTCTCATAACTTTTCTTTCTAAGATTGTTCCACAAGACATGTCATGGGTTGCCATGTACGCCATATTTGCCGGGATAAGTCTGTTGTTGATAGGGCTAGTGACTACCGTTTCCTTACCTCGCATTACTTTGACCACAGAGGAAAAAGTAGGCACCAAGGATATCTATGTGTCGCTCTTCAAGAACAGAATTGTCGTGTTGTATTTTTTTGGCATATTTGCTTATGTAGGTGCCGAACAGGGAATTTCTTATTGGATGTCGAAGTTTTTACAGGTGTATCATGGCTTGGACTATGAAACCATAGGCGCTAGCGCTGTTGCTAATTTTTGGGGCTTTATGACCATTGGGGGCATTTTTGGGCTTGTACTTCTTAAAATTTGGGATAGCAAGTTGATCTTGAGAGTCTTTGCACTTTTAGCAATTACGAGTTTTACTGGAGGTTTGTTCGGAGGGGCAAATATTTCACTATATGGATTTCAATTAAGTGGATTTTTTCTCTCCGTCATGTTTCCTATCATAGTTTCACTTGCTCTAAATTCTATCCGAGAACATCATGGATCTATGACTGGAATATTAATGACAGGTATTATGGGAGGGGCGGTGGTGCAGCTGATGATCGGATTTATAAGTGACCTATTTTCATTGAGGATCGGAATGCTGTTGGTATTTTTGGCCCTTGGATATATACTGAGCATTAGTTTTTGGGCAAAGCCCATTATTAAGAATAAGACAATTCGAACAGGTAAAAAAACTCCCTAG
- a CDS encoding putative porin has translation MRYLVVLLFICNSAFFYGQELPLLKASEKDSANVKAKQDYTSFSKDKDKPEFTIKDYKIISHARDTTFLDTTISIQKEYKYNFLRKDDFELMPFSNIGQPYNSLGVTVKQNILYPSLGAEAKHFNYMEVQDISYYRVPTPMTELMFKTTLEQGQLLDALLTFNMTPRLNISLAYKGFRSLGKYQFNEAESGNFRTSAAYETKSGRYRIRTHIAAQDLLSEENGGLALKEFQFESGNTNFTDRSRIDVNFTNANNKVLGKRYFFEQEYDLFKKSRDTTRSRENYLTLGHQFNYESKYYQFRQTAQDDYFGDAFVSAITDKATLKTMFNQGYVELGNKTLGVLKGNIALYNYNYFFDSKLINATGEEISNQLKGEEITVGAHYGKTIGGFKLNGGIDYRVLGDLTGSIINATASYQLKSGAKATFGINASSKMPNFNYLLYQSDYVNYNWQNNEVFEKERVNGLLLGLDSKLLGSLSAEYNIIDNYTYFTSTATQEQIDGGEENAAVRPFQEGNSVTYLKIKYNKEFKVGNFALNNTVMYQQVDQTNNVLNVPQLVTRNTLYFSKDVFDRAMHLQTGVTFKYFTAYNMNAYNPLLGEFYIQNREELGGYPLLDFFINAKVKQTRLFLKAEHFNSSFTGFNFYSAPNYPYRDFVIRFGLVWNFFS, from the coding sequence ATGAGATATTTAGTAGTGCTTCTATTTATATGTAATTCAGCTTTCTTTTATGGCCAAGAGCTACCTTTGTTAAAGGCAAGTGAAAAGGATAGCGCAAACGTAAAGGCTAAACAAGACTATACCTCTTTTTCAAAAGATAAGGACAAACCAGAATTTACCATAAAGGATTACAAGATTATATCACACGCTAGGGATACCACGTTCTTGGATACAACTATTTCTATACAAAAAGAATATAAATATAATTTTCTTAGAAAGGACGACTTTGAGCTAATGCCTTTTTCCAATATAGGGCAACCGTATAATAGTCTGGGCGTAACAGTTAAGCAAAATATATTGTATCCTTCCCTAGGGGCAGAGGCCAAACATTTTAATTATATGGAAGTGCAAGACATCAGTTATTATAGGGTGCCTACGCCTATGACAGAATTGATGTTTAAGACTACGTTGGAACAAGGTCAGTTATTGGACGCGTTGCTAACTTTTAACATGACTCCCCGCTTAAACATTTCTTTGGCATATAAAGGATTTAGGTCCTTAGGGAAGTATCAGTTCAATGAGGCCGAATCGGGTAACTTTAGAACTTCTGCTGCCTATGAAACCAAAAGTGGAAGGTATAGAATCCGCACCCATATAGCGGCTCAGGATCTTTTATCAGAAGAAAATGGAGGACTGGCCCTTAAGGAATTTCAGTTTGAATCCGGCAACACCAACTTTACGGACAGATCTAGGATAGATGTCAATTTTACCAATGCCAATAATAAGGTATTGGGCAAAAGGTACTTTTTTGAACAGGAATATGATCTCTTTAAAAAGAGTAGGGATACCACCAGGTCCAGGGAGAATTACCTGACTCTTGGACACCAATTCAATTATGAGTCCAAATATTATCAATTTAGACAAACAGCCCAGGACGATTATTTTGGCGATGCGTTTGTAAGTGCAATAACAGATAAGGCTACACTGAAGACCATGTTTAACCAAGGGTATGTGGAGTTGGGCAATAAGACACTCGGGGTCTTAAAGGGAAATATAGCCTTGTACAATTACAACTACTTTTTTGACAGCAAGTTGATCAACGCTACGGGGGAGGAGATATCCAACCAATTAAAGGGAGAAGAGATCACCGTTGGCGCACATTATGGGAAAACAATTGGTGGATTTAAATTGAATGGGGGGATAGATTATAGAGTGTTGGGCGATTTAACGGGAAGCATCATCAATGCCACCGCAAGCTACCAACTTAAATCTGGGGCAAAAGCGACGTTTGGTATAAATGCATCCAGTAAAATGCCAAATTTTAATTACCTGTTATATCAAAGTGACTATGTCAACTACAATTGGCAGAACAATGAGGTCTTTGAAAAGGAACGTGTCAACGGTTTGCTATTGGGGTTGGACTCCAAATTATTGGGAAGCCTGTCCGCAGAATATAATATCATTGATAACTATACCTATTTCACATCAACTGCCACCCAGGAGCAGATAGATGGTGGAGAGGAAAATGCCGCGGTTCGTCCCTTTCAAGAGGGCAACAGCGTTACCTATCTTAAGATTAAATATAATAAGGAGTTCAAGGTTGGGAATTTTGCCCTGAACAATACGGTAATGTACCAACAGGTAGATCAAACAAATAACGTTCTTAATGTACCCCAGTTGGTGACCAGGAATACCTTGTACTTTTCTAAGGATGTATTCGATAGGGCTATGCACTTGCAGACGGGAGTCACCTTTAAGTATTTCACGGCTTATAATATGAATGCCTATAATCCCTTACTTGGGGAATTCTATATTCAGAATCGTGAAGAACTTGGAGGCTATCCTTTGTTGGATTTCTTTATAAATGCAAAGGTAAAGCAGACCAGGCTCTTTTTAAAGGCAGAACATTTCAACTCTTCCTTTACAGGCTTTAACTTTTATTCGGCCCCGAACTATCCGTATAGGGATTTTGTGATCCGTTTTGGTCTTGTTTGGAATTTCTTCTCCTAA
- the gltB gene encoding glutamate synthase large subunit, with translation MKLIKQGLYLPEFEHDNCGAGFICSLKGNKSNDIIHKALEILEKLEHRGAVSSDGKTGDGAGILIDVPHDFFTEVCDFELTTPGNYAVGNIFLPQKQNQREFCISIFEENIAKQGLKLLGWRDVPVNKSIPGRIASETEPFVKQVFIAKANNDQSFFDFNLKLFIARKTTEHTIIASKLSESNFFYVPSLSTKIIIFKGLLMPEDISLYYRDLMDPRVVTRLALVHQRFSTNTFPTWDLAQPFRYMCHNGEINTLRGNVSRMVSREELMKSDLFGDEIKNVLPVILPGKSDSATMDMVVELLLMTGRSLPEVMMILVPEAWEKNPEMSEAKRAFYEYNSCMMEPWDGPASIPFTDGNYIGAVLDRNGLRPSRYSVTKDGYVIMSSEVGVLDIAPENIEMHGRLEPGKMFLVNMEEGRIINDEEIKEEIAQRHPYKKWLNDNLVHLKDIPYNDCPLFLNEATVEKRKSIFGYTQEDINTIILPMGKTSKEPLGSMGSDTPIAVLSEQPQLIYNYFKQLFAQVTNPPLDGIREELITDISLTLGSDSNIFDFSEKHCRKLKIQNPVISKEDLDKIKNYDVSPNYKVVSIPILYEISKGLNGLEDALASLLKQAESAIDEGANIIILSDRNVSKDLAPIPALLACSSVNSGLQKIRKRSQLSVIIESAEPREVHHFALLFGFGASAINPYLVNEIIAEQIEEHDITEYSFDEAIKNYNKAIGKGILKVMNKIGISTLNSYRGSQLFECIGLNTKVVDKYFPKTPTRIQGIGLYEIEKEIAKRHQRAYKMQDVAADLDLEIGGTYRWRRDGEKHAFNPMTIAKLQKSVRNNEPETFKEFSELVNEQSKGLMTIRGLFEFSNYDPVPLEEVEPWTEIVKRFKTGAMSYGSISKEAHENLAVAMNRIGGKSNSGEGGEDAERFYKNQTGDWKNSAIKQVASGRFGVTSNYLTSAKEIQIKMAQGAKPGEGGQLPGPKVNPSIAKTRNSTPYVGLISPPPHHDIYSIEDLSQLIYDLKSANREARINVKLVSEIGVGTVAAGVSKAKADVILISGHDGGTGASPLTSLKHAGLPWELGIAEAQQTLVMNDLRNRVVLECDGQLKTGRDVAIACLLGAEEFGFATAPLVASGCIMMRVCHLNTCPVGIATQNPELRKKFEGKPEHVVNYMYFIAQELREIMAQLGFRTINEMVGQVQKLDRNKAIQHFKAEGIDLTPILHQVNVPKGTKFYNTQAQEHHIDKSIEFEIIGKAHPALFRKEKISLDFPICNTDRAVGAIISNEISKIYGADGLPENTLKLNFTGSAGQSFGAFATKGLTMIVNGNTNDYLGKGLSGAKLIIKVPYKSTLKPEENVITGNVTLYGATSGEAYINGKAGERFCVRNSGAHAVVEGIGDHGCEYMTGGVAVILGQVGRNFGAGMSGGIAYVLDEKGTFDKHCNKEALNLLSVSESEDISQLKTLIENHYNATLSPLAQRVLEKWEEMLPKFIKVFPEEYRQALIRLEEEKLKTI, from the coding sequence ATGAAGTTGATAAAGCAAGGGTTGTACCTACCGGAATTTGAGCATGATAACTGTGGAGCAGGATTTATATGTAGCCTAAAGGGAAATAAATCGAACGATATTATCCACAAGGCGCTGGAAATATTAGAGAAATTGGAGCATAGGGGCGCAGTAAGCTCTGATGGAAAAACGGGGGATGGTGCCGGAATTCTTATAGATGTACCCCATGATTTCTTTACCGAAGTATGTGATTTTGAACTAACAACACCAGGCAACTACGCTGTTGGTAATATATTTCTACCCCAAAAACAAAATCAAAGGGAGTTCTGCATTTCAATTTTTGAGGAGAACATCGCTAAACAGGGCCTAAAATTACTGGGCTGGAGAGATGTTCCGGTGAATAAATCAATTCCTGGGAGAATTGCTTCAGAAACAGAACCTTTTGTAAAACAGGTTTTTATTGCCAAAGCCAACAACGATCAAAGTTTTTTTGACTTCAACCTTAAACTGTTCATTGCAAGAAAAACAACGGAACACACTATAATAGCCTCTAAACTCTCTGAGAGCAATTTCTTCTATGTTCCCAGTCTATCCACTAAAATAATCATCTTCAAAGGGTTATTAATGCCCGAAGATATCAGCTTATACTATAGGGACCTAATGGATCCTCGTGTTGTTACACGTTTGGCATTGGTACACCAGCGCTTCTCAACCAATACCTTCCCTACTTGGGATCTGGCACAACCTTTTAGATACATGTGTCATAATGGTGAGATAAATACGCTAAGGGGCAATGTTTCCAGAATGGTATCCAGGGAAGAGCTTATGAAAAGTGACTTGTTTGGTGATGAGATCAAAAATGTCCTCCCTGTTATCCTTCCTGGAAAATCAGATTCGGCCACTATGGATATGGTGGTAGAACTTTTATTGATGACTGGAAGATCGCTCCCAGAGGTAATGATGATATTGGTTCCGGAAGCTTGGGAAAAGAACCCTGAGATGTCCGAAGCAAAAAGGGCCTTTTACGAATACAATTCCTGTATGATGGAACCATGGGACGGTCCCGCTTCCATTCCTTTTACAGATGGGAATTATATTGGAGCAGTTTTGGACAGGAATGGCCTACGTCCTTCAAGATATTCGGTGACCAAAGATGGATATGTGATCATGTCTTCTGAGGTGGGCGTATTGGATATTGCTCCAGAGAACATAGAGATGCACGGTAGATTGGAGCCAGGAAAAATGTTCTTGGTAAATATGGAAGAAGGGAGAATCATCAATGATGAAGAAATCAAAGAGGAAATTGCACAAAGACATCCCTATAAAAAATGGCTTAACGACAATTTGGTCCACTTAAAGGACATTCCTTATAATGACTGCCCACTCTTCTTAAATGAAGCTACTGTTGAGAAAAGAAAGTCGATTTTTGGATACACCCAAGAAGACATCAATACCATTATACTTCCCATGGGCAAAACCTCCAAGGAGCCCTTGGGATCTATGGGTTCTGATACACCCATTGCGGTCCTTTCGGAACAGCCACAGTTGATCTATAATTATTTTAAGCAATTGTTTGCACAAGTCACCAACCCACCATTGGATGGAATTAGGGAAGAATTGATCACCGATATCAGTTTAACCTTGGGAAGCGATAGCAACATTTTTGATTTTTCTGAAAAACACTGTAGAAAGTTAAAAATCCAGAATCCGGTTATCTCAAAAGAAGACTTGGACAAAATCAAAAATTATGACGTCAGTCCAAATTATAAGGTAGTTTCCATCCCTATTTTGTACGAAATATCAAAAGGGCTCAATGGCCTGGAAGATGCCTTGGCATCACTATTAAAACAGGCAGAATCTGCCATTGATGAAGGTGCCAATATTATTATCCTTTCCGATAGGAATGTCAGTAAAGACCTTGCGCCAATTCCTGCATTATTGGCCTGCTCCTCCGTAAATAGTGGTTTACAAAAAATAAGAAAACGATCACAATTAAGTGTGATCATTGAATCTGCCGAACCACGTGAGGTTCACCATTTTGCCTTATTGTTCGGATTTGGCGCTAGTGCCATTAACCCTTATTTGGTCAATGAAATTATTGCAGAACAAATTGAAGAACACGACATAACTGAATATTCCTTTGATGAGGCCATTAAGAATTACAATAAGGCGATTGGCAAGGGAATCCTTAAGGTAATGAACAAAATAGGAATATCTACCTTAAATTCTTACAGGGGATCACAGTTATTTGAATGTATTGGTCTTAACACCAAAGTGGTGGATAAATATTTCCCAAAAACCCCAACGAGAATTCAGGGTATCGGGCTGTATGAGATAGAGAAAGAAATTGCAAAGCGCCATCAAAGAGCATACAAAATGCAAGATGTAGCTGCAGATCTAGATTTAGAAATAGGTGGCACCTACAGGTGGAGAAGGGATGGCGAAAAGCATGCCTTTAATCCAATGACTATTGCCAAATTACAAAAATCGGTACGTAACAACGAGCCAGAAACTTTCAAGGAATTTTCGGAATTGGTCAATGAGCAATCAAAAGGGCTAATGACTATAAGAGGATTATTTGAATTTTCCAATTATGACCCGGTTCCCTTGGAAGAAGTAGAACCATGGACAGAAATTGTAAAAAGGTTTAAGACTGGCGCCATGTCTTATGGCTCTATTAGTAAAGAAGCCCACGAGAATTTGGCCGTAGCCATGAACAGGATTGGTGGAAAGAGTAATTCTGGAGAAGGTGGGGAAGATGCTGAGCGTTTTTACAAAAACCAAACTGGTGATTGGAAAAATAGCGCCATAAAACAAGTAGCCTCGGGAAGGTTTGGAGTAACCTCCAATTACCTAACCAGTGCTAAAGAGATACAGATAAAAATGGCCCAAGGAGCCAAACCTGGGGAAGGCGGACAATTACCTGGGCCCAAGGTTAATCCTTCGATAGCAAAAACAAGAAACTCGACTCCTTATGTAGGATTGATTTCCCCTCCTCCACATCACGATATCTATTCCATTGAAGATCTATCCCAATTGATCTACGATTTAAAATCGGCCAATAGGGAAGCTCGTATAAATGTGAAATTGGTTTCAGAAATTGGTGTTGGTACTGTAGCGGCAGGAGTTTCCAAAGCAAAAGCTGATGTTATCCTAATTTCGGGACATGATGGCGGAACAGGAGCCTCTCCCCTAACCTCATTAAAGCATGCGGGACTTCCATGGGAACTTGGAATCGCGGAAGCGCAACAAACTTTGGTCATGAACGACCTTAGAAATAGAGTAGTTCTAGAATGTGACGGCCAATTAAAAACTGGAAGGGATGTTGCCATTGCCTGTTTGCTTGGAGCGGAGGAATTTGGTTTTGCCACGGCACCTTTGGTAGCCTCTGGCTGTATTATGATGCGTGTTTGTCATTTGAATACATGCCCAGTGGGAATAGCAACCCAAAATCCTGAACTTCGTAAGAAATTTGAAGGCAAACCAGAACATGTAGTCAACTATATGTATTTCATTGCCCAAGAATTGAGAGAGATCATGGCACAATTAGGTTTTAGAACCATAAATGAAATGGTTGGGCAAGTTCAAAAACTAGATCGTAATAAGGCCATTCAACACTTCAAGGCCGAAGGGATTGATTTAACTCCTATCCTGCACCAGGTGAATGTTCCCAAAGGAACAAAATTCTACAATACCCAGGCACAGGAACACCATATAGACAAGTCCATCGAATTTGAAATCATTGGAAAAGCACATCCTGCCCTGTTTAGGAAGGAAAAAATTTCATTAGATTTTCCAATATGCAATACTGACAGAGCAGTTGGCGCCATTATAAGTAATGAGATTTCCAAAATCTATGGGGCCGACGGTCTTCCTGAAAACACCCTAAAATTGAATTTTACCGGATCGGCGGGACAGAGTTTTGGAGCTTTTGCCACCAAAGGACTTACGATGATTGTCAATGGTAACACCAATGACTATTTGGGCAAAGGACTTTCTGGGGCAAAATTAATCATCAAAGTTCCTTACAAATCCACGCTCAAACCAGAAGAAAATGTGATCACGGGTAATGTTACCCTTTATGGAGCAACTTCTGGGGAAGCCTATATCAACGGAAAAGCCGGAGAACGTTTTTGTGTCCGTAATTCCGGGGCACATGCGGTTGTTGAAGGAATAGGGGATCATGGATGCGAATATATGACCGGTGGTGTTGCTGTTATCCTAGGCCAGGTCGGCAGAAACTTCGGAGCTGGAATGAGCGGCGGAATTGCTTATGTTCTGGATGAAAAAGGAACGTTCGATAAACATTGTAACAAGGAAGCCTTGAATTTATTATCGGTAAGTGAAAGCGAGGATATCAGCCAATTAAAAACGCTGATAGAGAACCATTACAATGCGACCCTTAGTCCATTGGCGCAACGTGTACTAGAAAAATGGGAGGAGATGTTGCCCAAATTCATCAAAGTCTTCCCAGAAGAATACAGACAAGCATTAATACGGCTTGAGGAAGAAAAATTAAAAACAATATAA
- a CDS encoding glutamate synthase subunit beta, with product MGKITGFLEFDRKIEEYVPVEERVKNYKEFTLPLKENELKDQGARCMDCGIPFCHSGCPLGNLIPDFNDAVYKGKWEKAAKILHSTNNFPEFTGRLCPAPCEEACVLGINEDPVSIENIEKNIVETAFTKGWITPEPPTKRTGKSVAVIGSGPAGLAAAQQLNRAGHLVTVFERDQKVGGLLRYGIPDFKMEKHVIDRRLEVLEAEGIVFKTGINVGLDITADELKNEYDALVLSGGATIRRGLPTKGSDLKGVVQAMDFLKQNNKRVDGIKDLGEEIKATGKDVIVIGGGDTGSDCIGTSIRHGALSVTNFEIMEKATLERPQDQPWPFWPMRLRTSSSHKEGAERFFSISTKEFVGDKDGNLTGLITAEVEWTHKPGERPNLKEVPGTEKQWKCELALLALGFTGSETTIADQLGLEMDPRTNVKASIDNYMTNVPGVFVAGDQRRGQSLIVWAISEGRQAAHHVDAYLMGSSILPLKGDGDLPRI from the coding sequence ATGGGAAAGATAACTGGATTTTTGGAATTCGATAGAAAAATAGAGGAATACGTTCCTGTTGAGGAACGGGTGAAGAACTACAAGGAGTTTACCTTACCTTTAAAAGAAAATGAACTTAAGGATCAAGGAGCCCGATGTATGGATTGTGGAATTCCTTTTTGCCACAGCGGGTGTCCATTAGGGAATTTGATTCCCGATTTTAATGATGCCGTGTATAAGGGCAAATGGGAAAAGGCTGCAAAAATATTACATTCTACCAATAATTTCCCGGAATTTACGGGTAGGTTATGTCCCGCACCTTGTGAAGAAGCCTGTGTGTTGGGCATCAATGAAGACCCTGTTTCTATTGAAAATATAGAAAAAAATATTGTCGAAACAGCTTTTACCAAAGGGTGGATAACCCCAGAACCTCCTACCAAAAGGACAGGCAAATCCGTTGCCGTTATTGGCTCTGGACCAGCTGGTCTTGCTGCTGCCCAACAATTGAATAGGGCCGGTCATTTGGTAACGGTTTTTGAGAGGGACCAAAAAGTTGGCGGTCTACTTAGATATGGAATTCCGGATTTTAAAATGGAAAAACATGTTATTGATAGAAGGCTGGAGGTTTTGGAAGCAGAGGGCATCGTTTTTAAAACGGGTATCAATGTTGGGTTGGATATCACCGCAGATGAACTAAAAAACGAATATGATGCCTTGGTGCTCTCCGGTGGCGCAACCATAAGAAGAGGACTTCCTACAAAGGGATCGGATCTTAAAGGCGTGGTTCAGGCAATGGATTTCCTTAAGCAAAACAATAAACGTGTAGATGGTATTAAAGACCTAGGGGAAGAAATAAAAGCAACTGGTAAAGATGTCATTGTTATTGGTGGTGGGGATACAGGATCTGATTGTATAGGCACCTCGATTAGACACGGGGCACTTTCCGTTACCAATTTTGAAATAATGGAGAAAGCCACCTTGGAACGCCCTCAGGACCAACCATGGCCATTTTGGCCGATGAGACTGCGTACCAGCTCTTCGCATAAAGAAGGTGCGGAACGTTTCTTTAGCATCTCCACCAAAGAATTTGTTGGGGACAAAGACGGTAATTTAACAGGATTGATCACCGCCGAAGTAGAATGGACCCACAAACCGGGAGAGCGACCTAATTTAAAAGAAGTTCCGGGGACCGAAAAACAATGGAAATGTGAGCTTGCTCTTTTAGCTTTGGGCTTTACTGGTTCTGAAACCACTATAGCTGACCAATTAGGCTTAGAAATGGATCCTAGAACCAATGTGAAGGCCTCTATAGATAATTACATGACCAATGTCCCAGGCGTATTTGTAGCTGGTGACCAACGAAGAGGGCAATCACTTATCGTATGGGCCATTTCAGAAGGTAGACAAGCTGCACATCACGTGGACGCCTATCTTATGGGCTCCTCTATCTTGCCTTTAAAAGGCGATGGGGACCTACCTAGGATATAA